In one window of Mobiluncus massiliensis DNA:
- the rpsQ gene encoding 30S ribosomal protein S17 codes for MADETMTTETTERNHRKVRRGYVVSDRMEKTIVVQLEDRVKHPLYGKVMRKTKKVTVHDEQNLAGIGDLVVIMETRPLSKTKHWRLVEIAEKAK; via the coding sequence ATGGCAGACGAAACTATGACCACCGAAACGACCGAACGCAATCACCGTAAGGTGCGCCGCGGCTACGTGGTGTCCGATCGTATGGAAAAAACCATCGTGGTTCAGCTCGAAGACCGTGTGAAGCACCCGCTTTACGGCAAGGTCATGCGTAAAACCAAGAAGGTCACGGTTCATGATGAGCAAAACCTCGCCGGTATCGGCGACTTGGTCGTCATCATGGAAACGCGCCCGCTGTCCAAGACTAAGCACTGGCGCCTGGTGGAGATTGCCGAAAAGGCCAAGTAA
- the rpmC gene encoding 50S ribosomal protein L29 has protein sequence MNMIGSKGLAPNDLDAMDNEQLAMKLKDAKQELFNLRFAQATGQLEDHGRIKAVRRDVARIYTIYRERELGIRTEPSVKE, from the coding sequence ATGAACATGATAGGTTCCAAAGGACTGGCTCCTAACGATTTGGACGCCATGGATAACGAGCAGCTCGCGATGAAGCTGAAGGACGCGAAGCAGGAGCTTTTCAACCTGCGTTTCGCCCAAGCTACCGGTCAGCTCGAAGACCACGGCCGCATCAAGGCGGTTCGCCGCGATGTCGCTCGTATCTACACCATTTACCGTGAGCGGGAACTCGGCATTCGTACCGAGCCCAGCGTTAAGGAGTAA
- the rplP gene encoding 50S ribosomal protein L16: MLIPRRTKWRRQHRPGRRGYAKGGTEIAFGDYGIQALEGAYLTNRQIEAARIAVTRHVKRGGKIWINIFPDRPLTKKPAETRMGSGKGSPEWWVAPVKPGRVLFEIAGVSEELAREALSRAQHKLPIKTRFISREGGE; the protein is encoded by the coding sequence ATGCTGATTCCTCGTCGTACTAAGTGGCGTCGCCAGCACCGTCCGGGCCGGCGTGGCTACGCTAAGGGCGGCACCGAAATCGCTTTCGGCGATTACGGTATCCAAGCCCTGGAGGGCGCTTACCTGACTAACCGTCAGATTGAAGCGGCTCGTATTGCCGTGACTCGTCACGTCAAGCGTGGTGGCAAGATCTGGATTAACATCTTCCCGGATCGTCCGCTGACCAAGAAGCCCGCGGAAACTCGTATGGGTTCTGGTAAAGGTTCCCCCGAATGGTGGGTGGCTCCGGTGAAGCCTGGCCGTGTGCTGTTTGAAATCGCTGGTGTTAGTGAAGAACTGGCTCGCGAAGCTCTGTCTCGCGCCCAGCACAAACTGCCCATCAAGACCCGTTTTATTTCCCGAGAGGGTGGTGAATGA
- the rpsC gene encoding 30S ribosomal protein S3: MGQKVHPTGFRLGVTAEHRSRWFADSTKSGQRYRDFVKEDVEIRRLMQDKLERAGISKVEIERTRDRVSVDLYTARPGIVIGRRGAEADRLRAQLEKLTGKQVQLNIREVKNPDLDAQLVAQSIAEQLSARVSFRRAMRKGMQSAQRAGAKGIRVQCSGRLGGAEMSRSEFYREGRVPLHTLRANIDYGFYEARTTFGRIGVKVWIYKGDMTERDWNRMQAEQAGRTGRRNDRHAGTRRPRADRPADNAANENVNETPEAATVAAGATTETEA, from the coding sequence ATGGGTCAGAAAGTACATCCCACTGGTTTCCGTCTGGGCGTAACCGCGGAACACCGTTCCCGCTGGTTTGCTGACTCTACGAAGTCCGGTCAGCGTTACCGCGACTTCGTGAAGGAAGACGTCGAGATTCGTCGTCTCATGCAGGACAAGCTAGAACGTGCCGGTATTTCTAAGGTCGAAATTGAGCGGACTCGCGATCGCGTGTCTGTGGACCTGTACACGGCTCGTCCCGGTATCGTCATCGGACGACGCGGTGCGGAAGCAGATCGCTTGCGCGCCCAGCTGGAAAAGCTGACGGGCAAACAGGTGCAGTTGAACATCCGCGAGGTTAAGAACCCCGATTTGGATGCGCAGCTGGTCGCTCAGTCCATTGCTGAACAGCTCAGCGCCCGTGTGTCTTTCCGTCGCGCGATGCGTAAGGGAATGCAGTCTGCGCAGCGTGCGGGTGCCAAAGGTATCCGCGTGCAGTGCTCCGGTCGTTTGGGCGGTGCGGAAATGTCCCGCTCCGAGTTCTACCGGGAAGGCCGCGTGCCGCTGCACACTCTGCGCGCCAACATCGACTACGGCTTTTACGAAGCGCGGACCACTTTTGGACGCATCGGTGTGAAGGTCTGGATTTACAAGGGTGACATGACCGAACGGGATTGGAACCGGATGCAGGCTGAACAGGCCGGCCGTACGGGTCGCCGCAACGACCGTCACGCGGGGACCCGCCGTCCTCGTGCCGACCGTCCTGCTGACAACGCGGCCAACGAAAACGTAAACGAAACCCCCGAAGCCGCGACTGTCGCCGCCGGGGCAACCACAGAAACGGAGGCATAA
- the rplV gene encoding 50S ribosomal protein L22 translates to MKATAHTRYVRVTPQKARRIMNEVRGMEANKALDVLKFAPQKPALPIRKTLVSALANAEQAARNAGTSFDSDEMYVIEAYVNDGPTMKRFRARAQGRGARILKRTSHLTIVVGDAEDKKELAAPYLPSQRRPEADRISASAAKKAAAAAVTKKAANPVEAKEESAAKSTTTAKKAPAKKPAATKSTTTKASATKASTTKSTAAKSKTTNSATTKSTATKTTAAKSTTSKSSTTKSTATKSTAAKKPAAKSTEKGAE, encoded by the coding sequence ATGAAAGCTACTGCTCATACCCGCTATGTGCGCGTGACTCCGCAAAAGGCTCGCCGCATCATGAATGAGGTGCGCGGAATGGAAGCGAACAAGGCGCTTGACGTGCTGAAGTTTGCTCCGCAAAAGCCGGCCTTGCCGATTCGCAAGACTCTGGTTTCCGCCTTGGCTAACGCTGAACAGGCTGCTCGCAACGCCGGTACGTCTTTTGATTCCGATGAGATGTACGTCATCGAGGCCTACGTCAATGACGGACCCACGATGAAGCGTTTCCGGGCTCGGGCACAAGGGCGCGGGGCGCGTATCTTGAAGCGTACTTCTCACCTGACCATTGTGGTGGGAGACGCGGAAGACAAGAAGGAACTTGCCGCTCCGTACTTGCCGTCCCAGCGTCGTCCGGAAGCTGATCGGATTTCGGCTTCCGCCGCGAAGAAAGCCGCTGCGGCCGCTGTCACCAAAAAGGCAGCTAATCCGGTAGAAGCCAAGGAAGAGTCGGCTGCGAAGTCCACGACCACGGCCAAGAAGGCTCCTGCCAAGAAGCCGGCCGCGACTAAGTCCACGACTACCAAGGCTTCGGCCACCAAGGCGAGCACGACCAAGTCCACGGCTGCGAAGTCCAAGACCACCAACTCGGCAACGACGAAGTCCACTGCGACCAAGACAACGGCCGCAAAGTCTACGACTTCGAAGTCGAGCACGACCAAGTCCACGGCTACGAAGAGCACGGCGGCAAAAAAGCCCGCCGCGAAAAGCACTGAGAAGGGAGCGGAGTAA
- the rpsS gene encoding 30S ribosomal protein S19 has product MPRSLKKGPFVDAHLQKKVDAQNEANTKNVIKTWSRRSMITPDFLGHTIAVHDGRKHVPVFITESMVGHKLGEFAPTRTFRGHDKEDKKGRR; this is encoded by the coding sequence ATGCCACGCAGTTTGAAGAAAGGCCCCTTTGTTGATGCTCACCTGCAAAAGAAGGTGGACGCACAAAACGAGGCCAACACAAAGAACGTCATTAAGACCTGGTCGCGCCGTTCGATGATTACCCCGGATTTCCTGGGTCACACCATCGCGGTGCACGACGGTCGCAAGCACGTGCCGGTGTTTATCACCGAATCCATGGTCGGTCACAAGTTGGGTGAATTTGCTCCGACTCGTACTTTCCGTGGTCACGACAAGGAAGACAAGAAAGGTCGCCGCTAA
- the rplB gene encoding 50S ribosomal protein L2 has translation MGIRKYKPTTPGRRGSSVSDFAEITRDHPEKSLVRPLHKTGGRNNKGRITSRRRGGGHKRQYRLIDFRRHDKDGIPAKVAHIEYDPNRSARIALLHYADGEKRYILAPSKLKQGDSIEQGPTADIKPGNNLPLKNIPLGTTIHAVEMRPGGGAKIARSAGVSVQLVAKEGRFAQLRMPSGEIRNVDARCRATIGEVGNSDHANIDLGKAGRSRWLGRRPKVRGVVMNPVDHPHGGGEGRTSGGRHPVSPWGKPEGRTRSKKKASNQYIVRRRKTGKNR, from the coding sequence ATGGGAATTCGTAAGTACAAGCCAACAACTCCGGGCCGTCGTGGTTCTTCCGTGTCTGATTTTGCGGAAATTACGCGTGATCACCCGGAAAAGTCCCTGGTTCGTCCGCTGCACAAGACCGGTGGGCGCAACAACAAAGGTCGGATTACCTCTCGTCGTCGCGGTGGCGGCCACAAGCGCCAGTACCGTCTGATTGACTTCCGTCGTCACGACAAGGATGGTATTCCCGCCAAGGTGGCTCACATTGAATACGATCCGAACCGTTCGGCGCGCATTGCTTTGCTGCACTACGCCGATGGTGAAAAGCGCTACATCTTGGCTCCGTCCAAGCTGAAGCAGGGCGATTCCATCGAACAGGGCCCCACTGCGGATATCAAGCCCGGCAACAACTTGCCGCTGAAGAACATTCCGCTGGGTACCACGATTCACGCTGTAGAGATGCGTCCGGGCGGCGGGGCCAAGATTGCCCGCTCCGCTGGCGTTTCTGTCCAGCTGGTCGCCAAAGAGGGGCGTTTTGCTCAGCTGCGGATGCCGTCTGGCGAAATCCGCAACGTGGATGCTCGTTGCCGCGCCACCATTGGTGAAGTCGGTAACTCCGATCATGCCAACATCGACTTGGGCAAGGCCGGTCGCTCCCGTTGGTTGGGACGCCGTCCGAAGGTCCGTGGTGTGGTTATGAACCCGGTTGACCACCCGCACGGTGGTGGCGAAGGCCGCACTTCCGGTGGCCGTCACCCGGTGAGCCCCTGGGGCAAGCCCGAGGGTCGTACTCGTAGCAAGAAGAAGGCGTCGAATCAGTACATTGTCCGTCGCCGTAAGACTGGCAAGAATCGCTGA
- the rplW gene encoding 50S ribosomal protein L23: MSLEKTKNPHDVIIKPVVSEKAYNLIDHGQYTFVVAPDANKVEIKSAIEEIFKVKVASVNTQNREGKRVRTRTGWGKRNDTKRAIVTLKEGSIDVFGMQA; the protein is encoded by the coding sequence GTGAGCCTGGAAAAGACTAAGAACCCGCACGACGTGATTATTAAGCCCGTCGTCAGCGAAAAAGCCTACAACTTGATTGACCACGGTCAGTACACCTTCGTGGTGGCACCCGACGCAAACAAAGTTGAAATCAAGTCGGCTATCGAAGAAATCTTTAAGGTAAAGGTTGCTTCCGTCAATACCCAGAACCGTGAGGGCAAGCGCGTGCGCACCCGCACCGGCTGGGGCAAGCGTAACGACACCAAGCGCGCCATCGTCACCCTCAAAGAGGGCTCGATTGACGTCTTTGGGATGCAGGCCTAA
- the rplD gene encoding 50S ribosomal protein L4, with the protein MTENRSVDIFDGVGKKTGTVELPGEVFDLDFNNPLVHQVVNAQLAAARQGTHATKTRGDVAGGGKKPWRQKGTGRARQGSIRAPQFAGGGTVHGPQPRDYSQNTPKKMKTAALRQALSDRARAGRIHVLSDFGVKEAPSTKAAKAALQGVVDDRRALIVLTPEVDDVVALSVNNLSEHHALFVGELNTYDVLANDDVVFSATALDSFLGKGEDK; encoded by the coding sequence ATGACTGAAAACCGCAGCGTAGACATTTTTGATGGCGTCGGCAAGAAAACCGGCACCGTAGAGCTGCCCGGAGAGGTTTTCGACCTCGACTTTAACAACCCCTTGGTACACCAGGTCGTAAACGCCCAGTTGGCGGCCGCTCGCCAGGGGACCCACGCCACTAAGACTCGTGGTGACGTTGCCGGCGGCGGCAAGAAGCCGTGGCGTCAAAAGGGTACCGGCCGGGCTCGTCAGGGCTCTATTCGCGCCCCGCAGTTCGCTGGCGGCGGCACCGTACACGGTCCGCAGCCTCGTGACTACTCCCAGAACACCCCGAAAAAGATGAAGACCGCCGCTTTGCGCCAGGCTTTGTCTGATCGGGCGCGCGCTGGGCGTATCCACGTGTTGAGCGACTTCGGTGTCAAGGAAGCCCCGTCCACCAAGGCCGCGAAAGCAGCTTTGCAGGGTGTTGTCGACGATCGTCGCGCCCTGATTGTGTTGACCCCGGAAGTTGATGACGTCGTGGCGTTGAGCGTGAATAACCTCAGCGAGCACCACGCTCTGTTCGTCGGCGAGCTGAACACCTACGATGTGTTGGCTAACGACGATGTGGTGTTCTCGGCAACGGCGTTGGACTCCTTCCTTGGGAAAGGAGAAGACAAGTGA